From one Malus sylvestris chromosome 1, drMalSylv7.2, whole genome shotgun sequence genomic stretch:
- the LOC126629643 gene encoding uncharacterized protein LOC126629643, with product MVLLIPSPEISRVFCNPNPNLKNFKISTNIDKFGFGSRVRVSSKVRDCTVRVSEFDQNVRLYGQFSAPVKRGGSKPSKEEEEKQDYYVNMGYAIRTLREEFPQLFYRELSFDIYRDDITFKDPMNTFMGIENYKSIYWALRFHGQIFFKALWVDVISVWQPMDNVIMVRWTIHGIPRVPWDSRGRFDGTSEYKLDKQGKIFEHRVDNIALNSPPPKFQVLTVVDIMQSLGCPSTPRPTYFKISSSLSSKRT from the exons ATGGTACTTCTCATTCCTTCGCCGGAAATATCCAGAGTTTTCTGCAACCCTAATCCCAATCtcaaaaactttaaaatctCCACAAACATTGATAAATTTGGGTTTGgttctagggttagggtttcgtCCAAGGTTAGGGATTGTACGGTTAGGGTTTCGGAATTCGACCAAAATGTGAGGCTGTACGGACAGTTTTCGGCTCCTGTGAAGCGAGGAGGTTCGAAGCCGagcaaagaagaggaagagaagcaGGATTACTATGTGAATATGGGGTATGCGATTCGGACTCTGAGGGAGGAATTTCCTCAGCTGTTTTACAGAGAACTCAGCTTCGACATTTACAG GGATGATATCACTTTCAAAGATCCAATGAATACCTTTATGGGCATTGAGAATTATAAGTCTATATATTGGGCACTGCGTTTCCATGGTCAAATATTTTTCAAGGCCTTGTGGGTTGATGTCATTAGTGTATGGCAGCCCATGGACAATGTAATCATGGTTCGCTGGACCATCCATGGCATTCCACGAGTCCCTTGGGATAGTCGTGGTCGATTTGATGGAACCTCTGAGTACAAACTTGACAAGCAAGGGAAGATCTTTGAGCATCGGGTTGATAACATTGCTCTCAATTCTCCACCTCCAAAGTTTCAAGTGCTGACCGTAGTGGATATAATGCAATCTCTCGGATGCCCCTCAACCCCAAGGCCAAcatatttcaaaatttcatcttctttgtcttcaaaGAGAACTTGA
- the LOC126632205 gene encoding protein ABIL1-like, whose amino-acid sequence MELEQHRPGNPGNPAMTFDEVSMERSKSFVKALQELKNLRPQLYSAAEYCEKSYLHSEQKQMVLDNLKDYAVRALVNAVDHLGTVAYKLTDLLDQQTSDVSTMDLKVTCLNQKLLTCQTYMDKEGSRQHQLLAFIPRHHKHYILPNSMNKKVHFSPHVQTDTRQHPYQARAHLQFSSAAASKTLSWHLASETNSTLKGTPQAQTSIGDTKISVNTAGVFQLVENEEGSASTSLATQLQQPSGLPTSGGVKQTLGAGHREAVDGSKPMTAYRSFENPRRDTVRVPVRSKSVLSAFFAKQKSNKLQAGSVS is encoded by the exons ATGGAGCTGGAGCAGCACCGACCGGGCAACCCGGGCAACCCGGCGATGACATTCGACGAGGTCTCCATGGAGCGCAGCAAGAGCTTCGTCAAGGCCCTGCAG GAACTCAAGAACTTAAGGCCTCAGCTTTATTCTGCAGCGGAATATTGCGAAAAGTCCTATCTTCATAGCGAACAGAAGCAAAT GGTACTGGATAACCTGAAAGATTATGCTGTACGGGCCCTTGTTAATGCCGTTGATCACCTTGGCACTGTGGCTTACAAGTTAACTGACCTTCTTGATCAGCAAACCTCAGACGTCTCAACCATGGATCTGAAAGTTACTTGCCTAAATCAG AAACTTCTTACATGTCAAACATACATGGATAAAGAAGGGTCGAGGCAGCATCAGTTGTTGGCCTTCATTCCGAGACATCACAAGCACTACATTTTACCAA ATTCCATGAATAAGAAGGTACATTTTAGTCCACATGTACAGACTGACACTAGGCAACATCCTTATCAAGCAAGAGCACATCTTCAGTTTTCAA GCGCTGCTGCATCAAAAACTCTTTCTTGGCATTTAGCTTCAGAAACGAACTCAACCTTGAAGGGGACTCCACAGGCTCAGACTAG CATTGGAGACACAAAAATTTCCGTTAACACTGCTGGTGTTTTCCAGCTTGTAG AAAATGAAGAAGGGAGTGCCTCTACATCCTTGGCAACTCAGCTTCAGCAACCAAGTGGATTACCTACTTCTGGCGGGGTTAAGCAAACATTGGGTGCTGGACACAGG GAAGCAGTAGATGGTTCGAAACCAATGACGGCGTACAGGTCATTTGAGAACCCAAGACGGGACACAGTGCGTGTCCCTGTTCGCAGCAAAAGTGTGCTATCAGCGTTCTTTGCCAAACAGAAATCGAATAAGCTGCAGGCTGGATCCGTCTCGTGA
- the LOC126629940 gene encoding UDP-D-xylose:L-fucose alpha-1,3-D-xylosyltransferase MGP4, with the protein MSSFLYQRPIHNPLSDPYPISPRSSTNSQKPYSIFSPTTLLVLLSLLVVMGVFFPWVGMRESFFSDTTRPSTAKWRDYTLAQAAEFVARNGTVIVCAVSQPYLPFLNNWLISITRQKHQDKVLVIAEDYATLYKVNERWPGHAVLVPPAPDAQTAHKFGSQGFFNFTSRRPRHLLQILELGYNVMYNDVDMVWLADPFPYFQGNHDVYFTDDMTPVKPLNHSHDLPPPGKKGRTYICSCMIFLRPTSGAKLVMKKWIEELKDQPWSREKKANDQPAFNWALDKLVNKVDLYLLPQAAFPTGGLYFKNKTWVRETKGMHVIIHNNYILGFEKKIKRFHDYDLWLVDDHTDESPLGRI; encoded by the exons ATGTCCTCCTTCTTGTACCAAAGACCAATCCACAACCCGCTTTCGGATCCGTACCCGATTTCCCCGCGCTCCTCCACCAATTCCCAAAAACCCTACTCGATCTTCAGCCCCACGACCCTCCTGGTCCTCCTCTCCCTCCTGGTGGTGATGGGCGTCTTCTTCCCCTGGGTGGGCATGCGGGAGAGCTTCTTCTCGGACACCACCAGGCCCTCGACCGCCAAGTGGCGGGACTACACGTTGGCTCAGGCGGCGGAGTTTGTGGCCCGGAACGGGACGGTGATTGTTTGCGCCGTGAGCCAGCCGTACTTGCCCTTTTTGAACAACTGGTTGATCAGCATTACAAGGCAGAAGCACCAGGACAAGGTGCTTGTGATTGCTGAAGACTATGCCACGCTTTATAAGGTCAATGAGCGGTGGCCTGGCCACGCCGTCCTGGTTCCACCTGCACCGGATGCTCAGACTGCCCATAAGTTTGGTTCTCAG GGATTCTTCAACTTTACTTCCCGAAGGCCGCGACACCTATTGCAGATTTTGGAGCTTGGATACAATGTTATGTACAATGATGTTGATATGGTGTGGTTGGCTGATCCGTTTCCCTATTTCCAAGGAAACCATGATGTGTACTTCACAGATGACATGACCCCA GTCAAACCTCTGAACCACTCTCATGATCTGCCACCTCCAGGAAAGAAAGGACGCACTTATATATGCAGCTGTATGATTTTTCTACGTCCAACCAGTGGAGCAAAGCTAGTTATGAAGAAGTGGATCGAGGAACTTAAAGATCAACCATGGTCCAGAGAAAAAAAagcaaatgatcaacctgcttTTAATTGGGCATTAGACAAACTTGTTAACAAA GTGGATCTCTACCTGCTGCCACAGGCAGCATTCCCAACTGGAGGattatactttaagaacaagacGTGGGTGCGAGAAACTAAAGGGATGCATGTCAtaattcacaataattatatcTTGGGTTTTGAGAAGAAGATAAAACGCTTCCATGATTATGATCTATGGCTGGTCGATGATCACACGGATGAGTCTCCTCTTGGGAGAATATGA